GTGCGAAGTCTGTCAATGAGGCTTTTTTTGCCCACAACCGCTCCTATTTGGGGACCTCCCAGCATCTTGTCTCCTGAAAAGGTGACGAGATCCACTCCCGCCATAATACAATCCTTTACAGTGGGTTCTCCGCAAAGTCCCCACGGAGAAAGGTCTATAAGAACCCCGCTTCCCAAATCCTCCATAAAGATTACGTTTTTTTCCTGGGCCAAATGGCTCAGTTCTTCCCGAGGCACAGAGGAAGTGAACCCCTCGATTCTGAAGTTTGAAGGGTGCACCTTCAGTACCATGGATGTTTCATCTGTAAATGCCTGCCCATAGTCTTTCAGATGGGTACGGTTTGTAGCGCCAACTTCTACTAACCTAGCCCCTGAAAAGGCCATAATATCCGGGATTCTGAAGGAACCACCTATCTCCACCAGTTCTCCCCGTGAAACAATAACTTCTTTTTCCCTTGCCAGAGCCGCCAGGCATAAAAGGACAGCTCCCGCATTATTATTCACAACAACAGCAGCTTCTGCGCCTGTAAACTGACAAAGGAGCCATTCTACATGGGCGTTACGCTGCCCTCTTTTGCCTTCTTTTAGATCAAACTCAAGGGTGTTATAGCGCGCCGCAACCTGACAAACTGCTTCCACGGCCTCAATAGGCAGGCAGGAGCGTCCCAGATTAGTGTGCACAACCACCCCAGTGGCGTTCACTATAGGCTGTAAACTGAGAGCAACTCGCCCTTTCAAAACAGCAATTGCTCTTTGATTAATTCCGTCTATGGATGTTTCTACTGCTTCGTCATGGAGAACGGCTTTTCGCGTTTCCGCCAAAATAGAAGAAAACACATTTTTAACCATTTCTCGCCCCAGCTGCTCCTCGTAAAAAAGAACCCATGGCTCACTCAGCAACTCGTCCATTGCGGGAAGATTTTTTAAAATTTTGTTCTTATTTGATTCCACCGCAGCTCCCTGCCTTCCTAATGGCATCGTCTATGCCTTTCATCTATAAACTAGAAAAAAACAAGAGAATGGGATACATTATAATTATTATTCCTAAAAACTGTATCGCTCTCTATATAGGCACTATTCTAACCGATAATGAAGATTAACCGCGCAAGGAGGCAAACATAAATTCATAAAGCTTCCCTTGCCGCAGCCCATATAACAAGAATGGAGGAAACAACAATGACAAAGAAAATTGATGCCCGAGGAAAAGCATGCCCCCAGCCGGTCATGATGACTAAGGAGGCCGTAGAAAAAGGAGAAAGGGACCTTGTTATTTATCTTGACAACCCTGTAGCCGCATCGAATGTACAGCGTTTTCTTTCAAAACAGGGATTTTCCATGTCCCTCCGGGATGAAGAAGGCCACATAATT
This region of Aminobacterium colombiense DSM 12261 genomic DNA includes:
- the selA gene encoding L-seryl-tRNA(Sec) selenium transferase, translating into MPLGRQGAAVESNKNKILKNLPAMDELLSEPWVLFYEEQLGREMVKNVFSSILAETRKAVLHDEAVETSIDGINQRAIAVLKGRVALSLQPIVNATGVVVHTNLGRSCLPIEAVEAVCQVAARYNTLEFDLKEGKRGQRNAHVEWLLCQFTGAEAAVVVNNNAGAVLLCLAALAREKEVIVSRGELVEIGGSFRIPDIMAFSGARLVEVGATNRTHLKDYGQAFTDETSMVLKVHPSNFRIEGFTSSVPREELSHLAQEKNVIFMEDLGSGVLIDLSPWGLCGEPTVKDCIMAGVDLVTFSGDKMLGGPQIGAVVGKKSLIDRLRTYPLLRALRVDKMTLAAFEKVLRMYLQGRWNEIPTLSMLTLKVEDLRKKAQALRRKIKKTFPHLEPAVVEVNDAVGGGAFPVTRLKGYGVALKIQHIGSAGTLQTLLRQAEMPIVAGASEDSLIFHVRTLMDKDDERILQGLAWLLEVKKGE